The sequence TCCAGGCCGTAGAGGGCGGCCGCCCGCCGGGAGCAGATGGCGGCCTTCGTCACGTCGCCGCTGCCGGCCACGTACCTGCCCGCCTCGGCGGTGTTGAGCCGTGCGATGCCCTTCCAGGCCGGGTGGGCCTTCAGAAAATCCGCGCACTGACGCAGGCCCTGCTCGTGGGAGTAGACCTCCCGGACGGTGTCCAGGGTGGCCCCTTTGGGGGCCAGCAGGCAGTGCTCCACCTTGACCACCTGCTCCCCCACGATATAGTGGCCGTACTTGGCCAGCAGGTCGTAGACCTGACTGATGGAGCCGGTGGAGCTGTTCTCGATGGGCACCACGCCGTAGTCCGCCCGGCCCTCCCTGAGGGCCAGAAAGACCTCCTCCCAGGTCTCCGCCGCCTGCCGGGGGCGCTCCTCCCCGAAGAAGAGGGCGGTGGCCTCCTCGGCGTAGGCGCCGGGCACCCCCTGATAGAGCACCCTGGGCTGTGTCAGGGGCGGCCGTGCCCCGGCCAGGGCGGCGCGGATACGGGCGTAGCCCTCGTCCCCCGCCTCGGTCACCAGCTTACGCTGCTGCCGCCGGGAGAGGCCCAGGATGGTCTCGTACAGGGCGGTGACGTCGGCCTTGGCCGCTTGTCCCTCGGCCAGCGCCGCCTTCCGGGCCAGTACGTCCTTCTCCCGGGCGGCGTCCAGCACCGGGAGGCCGTGGGCCTGCTTATAGGCCCCCACCCGGCCCGTCACCTCCATCCGGCGGAGAAACAGGCGGGTCAACTCTCCGTCGATGGCGTCGATCTCTCTGCGGTACGCTTCCAGTTCCGTCATACCGTCACCTCACAGGTCCAGCAGTGCGCAGCTCGCCAGGGCGGCGGCCGCCTCGATGACCACCACCGCCCGGGGCACGATGCAGGGGTCGTGCCGGCCGTGGATAGACAGCCTGGCGTCACAGCCCCGCTCTAGGTCCACGGTGTCCTGCTCCAGAGAAATGGAGGGAGTGGGCCGGATACAGACCTCGAACTCCACCGGCATCCCGTTGGTGATGCCGCCATTGACCCCGCCGGAGCGGTTGGTCCGGGTCCGGACGGTCTCTCCCTCCATATAGAAGGGATCGTTGGCCTGGCTGCCCCGGAGGGCGGCGAAGCCGAAGCCTGCGCCGAAGGCCACCGCCTTGACGGCGGGGACGGCATACAGGTATTGGGCGAACAGGCCCTCCACGTTACACCCGAAGTCGGGGCTCCCCAGCCCGGCGGGCAGGCCGGTGACGGTACAGCGGATGCACCCCCCCACCGAGTCCCCGTCGGCCTTGGCGGCCAGGACGGCCTGCTCCATCTGCTCCGGGGTGGGGTCGGGAATGCCCGCCACGTTGGAGACGGCGGCGGCGACCGCCACCCCCCACTCCCGCAGGATCAGCTTAGCCACCGCCCCGGCGAACACCAGGGGGGCGGTGAGCCGGCCGGAGAAGTGGCCGCCGCCCCGGTAGTCGTTGTGGCCGCCGTAGCGGACGCCGCCGCTGTAGTCGGCGTGGCCCGGCCGGGGCAGCGCCTTGAGCTGGGCGTAGTCCCCGCTGCGGGTGTCGGTGTTTGAGATGACGGCACACAGGGGGGTGCCGGTGGTCTTTCCCTCAAAGACGCCGGAGAGGATCTGGACCTCGTCGGCCTCCTTCCGGGCGGTGGACATGGCGCTCCCGCCCGGAGCCCGGCGGGCCATCTCGGCCCGGATGAAGTCCCAGTCCAACGCCACGCCGGAGGGCGCCCCCTCCAGGGTGACGCCGATGGCGGGGCCGTGGGACTCTCCGAAGATGATGTGTCGCATAGTGTTCAGCTCCTCTGTATCTGTCCGCCCAGGCGCTCGTAGTCCTCCCAGAAGTCGGGGTAGGACTTGGCCACGCACTCCGCCCCGGTGATGGTGACGGGGGCGGCGCAGCGGGTGGCCGCGACAGCGGCCATCATGGCGATGCGGTGGTCGTTGTGGCTGTCCACCGTCACGCCCCCGGCCAGGCCCTCCGGCTGTCCGGTGATGGTCAGGCGGTCCGCCCCCTCAACCACGTCGGCCCCCAGGGCGGTGAGCACCTGGGTGACGGCGGTCAGCCGGTCGCTCTCCTTGATGCGCAGCCGGGCGGCGTTGACGATCCGGGTGATCCCCTGCCGCAGGGCGGCGTGGGCCGCCAGAGGCGGGACCAGGTCGGGGCACTGGGATACGTCCAGCTCCGCCTCGCCGGGACTGCACAATTGCATATGGTAGGGCACGATGCACCGGTCCCCCTGGGCGGAGCGGGGGTTGAGCCCCAGAATCTCCACCTGACCGCCCAGACCGTTGGCGGCGTAATAGAAGGCGGCCTGGGAGTAGTCGCTCTCCACCGCGGCGCGGCAGGGGCGGTAGGTCTGCCCGCCGGGGACCCGTAGGGTCCGCCCGTCGGGGCACTCCGCCCGGATGCCGAAGCGCTCCAGGGCCTCCAGGGTCATGTCCACGTAGCCCCGGGACTCCAGCGGAGTGGTCAGCGTGATCCGGGAGTCCCCCTCCAGCAGGGGCAGGGCATAGAGCAGGCCGGTGACAAACTGGGAGGATACGTCCCCGGGCAGGGCAAAGGTCCCCGGCGTGAGCCTCCCTTGGACGGTAAGGACTCCGTCCTCCTGCCGGTAAGCGATCCCCTTCTCGTCAAAGAGATCGAAGTAGGGCTTCTGGGGCCGCGCCATGAGCCGCCCCCGGCCGGTGAAGCGCCCGCCGCCCCGCAGGGCCAGGGCCACCGGGATCAGAAAGCGCAGTGTGGAGCCCGACTCGCCGCAGTCCAGGACGGGCAGGTCCTCCCCCGGCGCTTTCAGCGCGGCCATGCAGCGGCGGGTGGCCTGGATGTCCTGGGAGTCCGCCAGATGTTCGATCCGGCTCTCCCCGTCCGCCAGGGCGGCGGCGATGAGCAGCCGGTGGGCCTGGGACTTGGAGGGGGGCGGCGTGATGGCCCCCCTCAGCAGGCCGGGGGTGATGGTCACATTCATTCCGCGCAGCCCTCCAGCAGTCCCAGCAGCTCCCGCTTGGACATCCGGTGCAGGACGGCCCTGCCCAGGTCCTCCAGAAGGACAAGGGTGATCTGTTCTCCCGTCCCCTTCTTGTCCAGGCCGACGGCGGCGGCGTAGTCGGCCTGGGTACAGGGAATTCGGGTCGGCAGGCCGAAGGCGGAGACCAGGGCCTCGACGCGCTCCGGCACCCCCGCCGGGGTCACCCCCAGCGCCGCTCCCAGCCGGGCGGCCAGGCACATGCCCGCCGCCACGGCCTGGCCGTGGGTCCAGGTCTCATAGTGTCCCGCCTTCTCATAGGCGTGGCCCAGAGTGTGGCCGAAGTTGAGCACCATCCGCTCGCCGGTGTCCCGCTCGTCCTTCTCCACCACCGCCCGCTTCAAATCACAGCAGGTATACAGGACCGATTCGATGTTCTCCATCACCGCCCGGCGGCTGGGCGTCTTCTCCAGGGCCCGAAAGAAGGCGGCGTCCCGGATGCAGCCATATTTGATGACCTCGGCCATGCCGTCGGAGAAGGTCTTGTCCTCCAGCGTGTCCAACACCTCCGGGTCCATGACCACCAGGCGCGGCTGCCAGAAGGCCCCGGCCAGATTCTTGCCGGCGGGCAGGTCGATGGCCACCTTGCCCCCCACGGAGGAGTCCACCTGGGCCAGCAGGGTGGTAGGGACCTGCACAAAGTCTACCCCCCGCAGGATGGTGGCGGCGGCAAAGCCCGCCAGGTCGCCCACCACGCCGCCGCCCAGGGCCACCACGGCGTCGGTGCGGGTGAGGCCCATCTCCATAAAGGAGTCGTAGAGCACCCCCAGGTTGTGCAGGCTCTTGGTCTGCTCCCCGGCGGGCAGGGAGATTACCGAGGCGGTGTACCCCCTGGCCCAGAGGCTCTGGAGCAGCCGATGGGCATACAGGCCCCCCACGGTGTCGTCGGTGACCACTGCCAGGCGAGTGGCCCTGGGCAGCACATGCTGGCACAGCTTGCCCGTGTCGTCCAGCCGTCCGGGGGCGATGTGGATGTCATAGGAGCGATCTCCCAGGGAAACAGGCAGCAATTTCATTTCTGCGCACCAGCCTTTCCGGCGAGTTTGGGCCCGGCTTACAGCACCAGGCTCTTGCCCATCATGGGTACCATGGTCTTGACTTTTTTCATCAGCGCGTCAAACTTCTCCGGCGTCAGGGACTGCTGTCCGTCGCACTTGGCGTGGGGCGGGTCGTTGTGGACCTCGACAATCAGTCCGTCGGCCCCGGCGGCGATGGCCGCCATGGCCAGGGGCTCCACCATCCAGTACATGCCGGCGGCATGGGAGGGGTCCACGATGACGGGTAGGTGGCTCATCTTCTTCACCGCCGGAATGGCCGACACGTCCAGGGTGTTGCGGGTGTAAGTCTCGAAGGTGCGGATGCCCCGTTCACAGAGAATGACGTTCTCGTTGCCCTCCGACATGATGTACTCGGCGGACATGATCCACTCCTCGTAGCTGTTGGACAGGCCCCGCTTGAGGAGAATGGGCTTGGACATCCTGCCCACCTCCTTGAGCAGCTCGAAGTTCTGCATGTTCCGGGCGCCCACCTGGACCACGTCCACCTCCCGCTCGAACAGGTCGGCCATGCGGGGGTCCATGATCTCGGTGACGATGGGCAGACCGGTGGCCTGGCGGGCCTCCATCAGCAGGTCCAGGCCGGGGGTGCCCATGCCCTGGAAGGAGTAGGGGGAGGTGCGGGGCTTGAAAGCGCCGCCCCGCAGCAGGGCCGCGCCGGAGCGCTTCACGTCCTTGGCGACCTCCACGATCTGCTCCTCCGACTCCACAGAGCAGGGGCCGGCGATGACCGAGAAGCTGCCGCCGCCGATCCGGGCCTTGCCCACCTCCACCACGGTGTCCTCGGGGTGGAACTTGCGGTTGGCCTTCTTGTAGGGCTCCTGGACCCGCATCACCCGCTCCACATGGGGATTGATGCTGATTTTGTCCATGTCCACGGCGGTGGTGTCTCCCACCAGGCCCAGGATGGTGCAGCCCACGCCGTTGGTGACGCCCACCTCCAGGCCCTGGGCCTTGAACTGTTCGGCCAGGGCGGCGATGTCCTCCTGCCGGGTACCGGGTCTCATAACGACTACCATAACTGTTGACTCCCTTTCCGCAATGGGCGCGGAACAGATATAAAAAATGCGCCCATTGACGATAAAATCAATGAGCGCAGCTCAAAACATGCCCATGGGCCCCCTTGCGGGGCCCGCCCATTCACTTTATCCCGCTGTATTTCTCCACGCCAAAAAAGCCGGCGCCCATAAATCGAGCCCAGCCAAAATAGGGAAAGCAGCGGGATGCAGTTGTGAGGAGATCGTATCGCATACTGGCAGCCTCACTTTGAATGGTTAAGGGCATTGTACACCCAACCGGCGGAAAAGGCAAGGGGAAATTTTAATGCGTTGAAGCGGAAAAGAAAAGGTAGTATAATGGGGGCCACAAGGGGGGCTGCGAGATGGGAGCCAAGAGACGTACCGTCAGTGCGTGGATCTGCCGTGTCCTGCACACACTGTTCATGGGTCTGGCACTTCTGGCGGCCGGACTGTTCGTCCTGCGGCTGCTGCTGGTGGACCCGCTGGCGCGGGGGATCGGCTACAAAACACCCAAGACGCGGGAGCTGCTGCCTCCCGAGCCCATCGACGCGGTCATGGAGCGGGAGGGGCAGATCTATGTGCTGTACGGCGGCACCGCGGTGGTAGACGTGTACGACTCCGCCGGGCAGTTTTTGTGGGCGGTGTCTGTCCCCTACCACGACCACAACGAGGACGCCAAAATGAAGGTGGAGGGCGGGAGTTTGTTTCTCTATCAGGTCAGGCACCAGGTCTATGAGTATCGCTGCACGGACGGTCGGTTTCTGGGCAGCTTCGACCAGGAGGCGGAGGCGGAGCGGTTCCCGGGCGGCGGCTATCAGACCCGCCCCGTACAGGACGGGGAGGCGACGGCTGGGACGCTATACTTCAAGCATCTGCAAGTGCTGCGTGGGGACACGTCGGGGGGCTTTGTCCCAGTCATCTCTCACAGTCGCTGGTGGGAGCTCCTGTACTTCCACAATATCTGGCTGCTGGGGTTCTCCTCCGGCGTGGCCCTCTTCCTTCTGGAGCACATCCGCCTGCCCAAGCTGGCGCTGAAACAGGCCCGGCAGGAGCGGGGAGCGGAGGAGAAGATCTACCCCAAGAGCCAGGGGGCAAGGGCCTTCCTCAAGCACGCCCGGATCACTGTGGCCGTGGACCTCGCCTATCTGGCGGTCAACCTGACGGCGGTATTGGGGTTCCACTCAGCCAGCCTCTCCATCGGCATCATGCCGGTGGCGCTCTGGTTCATCGGCTCCAACATCGTGGTGGGAAACAGGGTGGAAAAGCAGCACCTCTGGGGAACGGATGCCCTCCTGGTCCAGAAGTGGACGGGGTATCTCTGGGCGTCCTTTATCGCGGCCTTTGTCTCGGTGATGGCGGGCAGCCTGCTGATACACTAGCTGCACTCAGGCGGGTCTCCGGAGGCCTCCTCCACCTTTGTATAGAGGAGGACCGCCCCCAGCACCCCCAGGAAGAGCACCGCCCGGGGGTCAATCTTTCGTTCCGTCTTGCCTTCCATCCTGATTTTCATGGGCATTCGGCCCTCTTTCCCTGTGGGTTCCTGGACCGCAAAAGCGGGGGCGGCCGCGGCCGCCCCCGTCTGTTCCGCGCTCATTCCGCAGAGATCATATAGTAATAGACCGGCTGGCCCCCGGCCAGCAGAGTGATCTCGGCGTTGGGGCAGGCGGCGGTGAAGATCTCCAGGGCGGTCTGGGCCTGGGTCTCGCTGACGTCCTCGCCGTAGAAGATGGTGATGAACTCGGCCTCCTGCTGGGGCTCCGCGCCGGCCAGGCGCTTGAGCAGGGCCGTCAGGTCCTTGTCGGTGCCGAACAGGGCGCTCTCTGCCAGAGCCAGATAGTCCCCCTGCTGGATATCAAAGCCGTCAAAGTCGGAATTCCGGGCGGCATAGGTGATCTGGCTGGTGTGGACGTTGCCGAAAGCCTCGGTCATGCCGGAGACATTGTCCGCCTCAGAGGCGTCTGGGTCGAAGGCCAGCATGGCTGAGATGCCCTGCGGCACCGTCTTGGTGGGCAGGACCACCACCTTTTTTCCCTCGGCCAGGGGGATACACTGCTCGGCCGCCATGATGATGTTTTTGTTGTTGGGCAGGACAAAGACCACCTCGGCGGGGGTCTTGTCGATCTCCTTGAGGATGTCCTCGGTGGAGGGGTTCATGGTCTGTCCGCCGCAGATGATGCCGTCCACTCCCAGGTCATGGAAGACCTCGGCCAGGCCGGTGCCGGCGCAGACCGACACGAAGCCGAAGGGCTTCTCCGCCGGCGCGATTTTCCGGGTCTGGTCCGCCTCGCCCTCCTGGGCGGCCTCGGCCAGGATCTCAGTGTGCTGATTGCGCATATTCTCGATCTTCACGGTCTGAAGCGCGCCGTAGGTGATGGCCTCCTCCAGCACTTTGCCGGGATGGTTGGTATGGACGTGGACCTTGATGATCTCGTCGTCGTCCACCAGCACCAGGGAGTCGCCCAGGGCATTGAGGAAGCCCCGCAGGGCCTCCGGGTCCTTCTTGGTATCCCGGGAGCAGATGAACTCGGTGCAGTAGCCGAACTTGATATCGGCGGTGTCGAAGCTGCCGAAGTCGGCGTGCTCCTTCACCGGAGCCGCGGCCTCGCCGTCCGATTCGGGCATGGGCTCGCCCCGCAGCTCGTCCAGCATTCCCTGGAGGATGATAAGGAAGCCCTTGCCGCCGGCGTCCACCACCCCGGCCTTCTTCAGCACCGGGTTTTGGTTGACGGTGTCAGCCAGGGCCACGTGGCCCTCCTTGATGGCCTCTTCCAGCACATACTCCACATTCCGGTCCTCCCGGGCGGCCTCGGCGGCCCTTCTCGCGCACAGCCGGGAGACGGTGAGGATGGTGCCCTCGGCGGGCTTCATCACCGCCTTGTAGGCGGTGGCCACGCCGTAATCCAGGGCGATGGCGAAATCGGCACCGTCGGCGGTATCCTTGTCCTTTAGGGCCTTGCCAAAGCCCCGGAAGAGCAGGGAGAGGATGACGCCGGAGTTGCCCCGGGCTCCCCGCAGCAGGGCGGAGGCGTTGGCGTTGGCGGCGGCCCCCACCGAGGCCCAGGATTTTTTCTTCAGCTCGGCGGCGGCGGTGCCGATGGTAAGGCTCATATTGGTGCCCGTATCCCCGTCGGGGACAGGGAAGACGTTGAGCTCGTTGATCTGCTGCTTCTGTGAATTGATGGAGGCCGCGGCGTGGATGACCATCTGCGCCAGAGACGCTCCGTCAATGGTTCCTCTCATGTCGATGTTCCTTTCTGTCAATGGTTCCGGCTGCTGTGGTCAGTCAGCCGATGACCATGGAATCCACGCATACGTCCACGCTCTTGACCTTGGTGCCGGTGATGCGTTCCACCATATAGCGCACCTCGCTCATGATCGAGCGGCTGACGGCGGTCAGGTTGACCCCGTTGTCCACGATGATGTGCAGCTCGATGGAGACGGTGTCGTCCTCATTGAAGCGCACCTTCACGCCCTTGGCCATGGACTCACGGCGCAGGAGATGCACCAGCCCGTCGGTCTTGGACCGGACCGCCATGCCCTTGACGCCGAAGCAGTTGGTGGCGGCGGCGCCGGTGATGTTGGTAAACACATCGCTGCCGATGGTGATGGCGCCTTTTTCTGTCTGCAGCTTCATTGGAAACCTCCTTGTGCAGGAAACTATACTTTTACAGTTCATATATTGTATTCTATTTCCCCGTAAATTACAAGATAAAAAGTTGTTTGGGGTGATTGTAATTTGCCCTGCAATCGTGTAAACTATGGGTATCTCTATCATCAGGAGGCGACAGGAATGAAAGTTGCCCGCTTTGTGCTGAAGATTGTCGGGTTCTCCCTGGCCGCTGCGGCCGCCGTGTGCTGCATCGTGGCCTATTGGGACAAGATCGCCGGATTCTGCTGCGGCGTGAAGGAGAAGGTCGCGGAGCGCAGCTCCTGCTGCTGCCACCCCTCGGAGTACGACGACTACGCAGACTGGGACGAGTAAATCAGGGCAAAAAGAGCCCGGAGTCAAATGGCTCCGGGCTCTTTTTCTTCTTCGGACTTCATCCAGCCGGTAATGTAGAAGGTAAAGTTGCCGCTGGCCACCTCCACCCCCTCGTCGTCGGTCAGGGACATGCCGAATACGCTCAGGGTCCTGCCCAGCTTGACGGCCTGGGCCCGGCAGCGGATCTTTCGATTGCTGCCCCATGCGGGCCGGAGAAAGTTCATGCTGTAGTTTACGGTGACGCAGCCTCTGCGGTAGGCGGCAAAGGTGGCCGCCCCGCCCACCGTGTCCGCCAGGGCGGCCAGAGCGCCGCCGTGGACGATGCCGTGGGGGTTCAGGCTGTGCCGACTGACCTCCAGCTCTCCCTCGGCCCAGCCGTCGCCCGCCGCCACGATGGAGATGCCATTGTATTTGTCGAACATGGGCTCGCCGCCGTTGCTGTAGTGGAGCTCGTTAAACACCCGGACCAGCTCGCCGTCGCTCATACCCCCGTTTACTGCAGGAATCCATCGAGAATCTTTTCCTCCGCTTCCTCCTCGGTGAGTCCCAAGGTCATGAGCTTCAGGATCTGATCACCGGCGATGCGCCCGATGGCGGCCTCGTGGATGAGCTGGGCGTCAGGGCTCTCGGCGGCAATGGCCGGGATGGACTTGATTTTGGCGTTTCCCATGAGGATGGAGTCGCACTGGACATGGCCGAAGCACCGGGCCTCTCCGATCATCCGGGGATAAAAGACCTGGCGGGATTCGTCCTGGGCCACGGAGCGGGAGATGACCCGGCCGCTGGCATCCTCCCCGGCCAGGACGATGTCCATCTCGGACTCGGCCGTCTGCCTGCCGTGGGTCAGCAGCTTTTCCGTGATGACCCCCTCGCCGCCGGCGCCCACCACAATTTTGGTGTACCGCTTGGTGGAGTCGATGCCCCGGATCTGGGTGGTCTCCATGTGGATGGAGGCCCCCTCCTCCAAGTAGACGATGGTCTGGGGATTCATGATGCGCTCGCCGGTGCCCTCGCCCTCGCCGTAATGCTTCTCCACATAGCGCACCTTGGCGTTTTTCCCCACGTGGAAGGTATGCACACCGTCGTGCTGGCTGGTCTCGCAGCCGGAATTGTGGATGCCGCAGCCGGCGATGATGTCCACATCGCAGTCCGCGCCCACGTAAAAATCGTTGTAGACCAGGTCGTTCAGGCCGGTCTCGGTGATGATGACCGGGATGTGGACCGACTCGTTTTTGGTGCCCGGAGCAATGTGAATGTCGATGCCCGACTTGTCGGTCTTGGTGTCGATGACGATGTGGGCGGTGTTGGACCGCCCGTCCAGCCGCCCGTTCTTCCGGATGTTGTAGGCCCCCATCGGGGTCTTTTCCAGGTCCGCGATCTCCTTGAGGAG is a genomic window of Intestinimonas massiliensis (ex Afouda et al. 2020) containing:
- the aroB gene encoding 3-dehydroquinate synthase — encoded protein: MKLLPVSLGDRSYDIHIAPGRLDDTGKLCQHVLPRATRLAVVTDDTVGGLYAHRLLQSLWARGYTASVISLPAGEQTKSLHNLGVLYDSFMEMGLTRTDAVVALGGGVVGDLAGFAAATILRGVDFVQVPTTLLAQVDSSVGGKVAIDLPAGKNLAGAFWQPRLVVMDPEVLDTLEDKTFSDGMAEVIKYGCIRDAAFFRALEKTPSRRAVMENIESVLYTCCDLKRAVVEKDERDTGERMVLNFGHTLGHAYEKAGHYETWTHGQAVAAGMCLAARLGAALGVTPAGVPERVEALVSAFGLPTRIPCTQADYAAAVGLDKKGTGEQITLVLLEDLGRAVLHRMSKRELLGLLEGCAE
- a CDS encoding Asp23/Gls24 family envelope stress response protein gives rise to the protein MKLQTEKGAITIGSDVFTNITGAAATNCFGVKGMAVRSKTDGLVHLLRRESMAKGVKVRFNEDDTVSIELHIIVDNGVNLTAVSRSIMSEVRYMVERITGTKVKSVDVCVDSMVIG
- a CDS encoding bifunctional chorismate mutase/prephenate dehydratase, with amino-acid sequence MTELEAYRREIDAIDGELTRLFLRRMEVTGRVGAYKQAHGLPVLDAAREKDVLARKAALAEGQAAKADVTALYETILGLSRRQQRKLVTEAGDEGYARIRAALAGARPPLTQPRVLYQGVPGAYAEEATALFFGEERPRQAAETWEEVFLALREGRADYGVVPIENSSTGSISQVYDLLAKYGHYIVGEQVVKVEHCLLAPKGATLDTVREVYSHEQGLRQCADFLKAHPAWKGIARLNTAEAGRYVAGSGDVTKAAICSRRAAALYGLEILAEHISLSESNYTRFVVVSPVMERRSGSDKVSALFVLPHRSGALHEIMTLFAVNGLNMMKLESRPIVGRSWEYLFFVDFTGDLADPAMDGVLRELSQTAESLRVLGNYRTCGG
- a CDS encoding DAK2 domain-containing protein, with protein sequence MRGTIDGASLAQMVIHAAASINSQKQQINELNVFPVPDGDTGTNMSLTIGTAAAELKKKSWASVGAAANANASALLRGARGNSGVILSLLFRGFGKALKDKDTADGADFAIALDYGVATAYKAVMKPAEGTILTVSRLCARRAAEAAREDRNVEYVLEEAIKEGHVALADTVNQNPVLKKAGVVDAGGKGFLIILQGMLDELRGEPMPESDGEAAAPVKEHADFGSFDTADIKFGYCTEFICSRDTKKDPEALRGFLNALGDSLVLVDDDEIIKVHVHTNHPGKVLEEAITYGALQTVKIENMRNQHTEILAEAAQEGEADQTRKIAPAEKPFGFVSVCAGTGLAEVFHDLGVDGIICGGQTMNPSTEDILKEIDKTPAEVVFVLPNNKNIIMAAEQCIPLAEGKKVVVLPTKTVPQGISAMLAFDPDASEADNVSGMTEAFGNVHTSQITYAARNSDFDGFDIQQGDYLALAESALFGTDKDLTALLKRLAGAEPQQEAEFITIFYGEDVSETQAQTALEIFTAACPNAEITLLAGGQPVYYYMISAE
- a CDS encoding chorismate synthase, yielding MRHIIFGESHGPAIGVTLEGAPSGVALDWDFIRAEMARRAPGGSAMSTARKEADEVQILSGVFEGKTTGTPLCAVISNTDTRSGDYAQLKALPRPGHADYSGGVRYGGHNDYRGGGHFSGRLTAPLVFAGAVAKLILREWGVAVAAAVSNVAGIPDPTPEQMEQAVLAAKADGDSVGGCIRCTVTGLPAGLGSPDFGCNVEGLFAQYLYAVPAVKAVAFGAGFGFAALRGSQANDPFYMEGETVRTRTNRSGGVNGGITNGMPVEFEVCIRPTPSISLEQDTVDLERGCDARLSIHGRHDPCIVPRAVVVIEAAAALASCALLDL
- a CDS encoding 3-phosphoshikimate 1-carboxyvinyltransferase — translated: MNVTITPGLLRGAITPPPSKSQAHRLLIAAALADGESRIEHLADSQDIQATRRCMAALKAPGEDLPVLDCGESGSTLRFLIPVALALRGGGRFTGRGRLMARPQKPYFDLFDEKGIAYRQEDGVLTVQGRLTPGTFALPGDVSSQFVTGLLYALPLLEGDSRITLTTPLESRGYVDMTLEALERFGIRAECPDGRTLRVPGGQTYRPCRAAVESDYSQAAFYYAANGLGGQVEILGLNPRSAQGDRCIVPYHMQLCSPGEAELDVSQCPDLVPPLAAHAALRQGITRIVNAARLRIKESDRLTAVTQVLTALGADVVEGADRLTITGQPEGLAGGVTVDSHNDHRIAMMAAVAATRCAAPVTITGAECVAKSYPDFWEDYERLGGQIQRS
- a CDS encoding PaaI family thioesterase, with the protein product MSDGELVRVFNELHYSNGGEPMFDKYNGISIVAAGDGWAEGELEVSRHSLNPHGIVHGGALAALADTVGGAATFAAYRRGCVTVNYSMNFLRPAWGSNRKIRCRAQAVKLGRTLSVFGMSLTDDEGVEVASGNFTFYITGWMKSEEEKEPGAI
- a CDS encoding SufB/SufD family protein, encoding MNNVDWKLLKEIADLEKTPMGAYNIRKNGRLDGRSNTAHIVIDTKTDKSGIDIHIAPGTKNESVHIPVIITETGLNDLVYNDFYVGADCDVDIIAGCGIHNSGCETSQHDGVHTFHVGKNAKVRYVEKHYGEGEGTGERIMNPQTIVYLEEGASIHMETTQIRGIDSTKRYTKIVVGAGGEGVITEKLLTHGRQTAESEMDIVLAGEDASGRVISRSVAQDESRQVFYPRMIGEARCFGHVQCDSILMGNAKIKSIPAIAAESPDAQLIHEAAIGRIAGDQILKLMTLGLTEEEAEEKILDGFLQ
- the aroF gene encoding 3-deoxy-7-phosphoheptulonate synthase, with amino-acid sequence MVVVMRPGTRQEDIAALAEQFKAQGLEVGVTNGVGCTILGLVGDTTAVDMDKISINPHVERVMRVQEPYKKANRKFHPEDTVVEVGKARIGGGSFSVIAGPCSVESEEQIVEVAKDVKRSGAALLRGGAFKPRTSPYSFQGMGTPGLDLLMEARQATGLPIVTEIMDPRMADLFEREVDVVQVGARNMQNFELLKEVGRMSKPILLKRGLSNSYEEWIMSAEYIMSEGNENVILCERGIRTFETYTRNTLDVSAIPAVKKMSHLPVIVDPSHAAGMYWMVEPLAMAAIAAGADGLIVEVHNDPPHAKCDGQQSLTPEKFDALMKKVKTMVPMMGKSLVL